In Anas acuta chromosome 33, bAnaAcu1.1, whole genome shotgun sequence, a single window of DNA contains:
- the RABGGTA gene encoding geranylgeranyl transferase type-2 subunit alpha isoform X2, giving the protein MHGRLKLRPPDAARRKQREEKLRRYRVAMATLIDKRGRGELDAEVVELTGAVLAANPDVGTCWNLRRRALELLGGDWVPGELAFVGGCLGVNPKSYGAWHHRRWVLRHAPPDPAAQSAFCARLLEADPRNFHAWEHRRAEAGEAAEAELAFTAQLLARDFSNFSAWHHRGRLLADGPLPPERLRQELELVQNAVFTDPQDQSAWVYLRCLLARATPPPRLLSLHADLEDGTLAAAFSRPVLVSPGSLEASLEDRPLPGPWRPADGRPRPSCFWLCPLPPGLATPPARLRVAWQRGPAHFVTLRPGETEAWWQEPIEARELIWPEVGVSDPAVLSELAQACRELLELEPRSRGCLLTLSLLLGALGPREHGEELRRCLRCLQVLDVSRNRVRSLRGLPPLPRLEELRLDGNPISHASDLAPLAACPRLARLRLVGTPLAAAPEAAAQLDKLLPHVAVALA; this is encoded by the exons ATG CACGGCCGCCTCAAGCTCCGCCCCCCGGACGCCGCGCGCCGCAAGCAGCGCGAGGAGAAGCTGCGGCGCTACCGCGTCGCCATGGCGACGCTGATTGACAAG AGGGGGCGGGGCGAGCTGGACGCGGAAGTGGTGGAGCTGACGGGGGCGGTGCTGGCGGCCAATCCCGACGTGGGCACGTGCTGGAACCTGCGGCGGCGCgcgctggagctgctgggcGGCGATTG GGTGCCGGGGGAGCTGGCCTTTGTTGGGGGGTGCCTGGGGGTGAACCCCAAATCCTACGGGGCCTGGCACCACCGGCGCTGGGTGCTGCGGCACGCGCCCCCCGACCCCGCCGCCCAGAGCGCCTTCTGCGCCCGCCTGCTGGAGGCTGACCCCCGCAACT TCCACGCGTGGGAGCACCGCCGGGCGGAGGccggggaggcggcggaggcCGAGTTGGCCTTCACGGCCCAGCTGCTGGCCCGCGACTTCTCCAACTTCTCGGCCTGGCACCACCGGGGCCGGCTGCTGGCCGACGGGCCCCTGCCCCCGGAACGCCTCCGGCAAG agctggagctggtgcAGAACGCCGTCTTCACCGACCCGCAGGACCAGAGCGCCTGGGTCTACCTGCGCTGCCTGCTGGCCCGCG CCACGCCCCCGCCCCGCCTCCTGAGCCTCCACGCCGACCTGGAGGACGGGACgctggctgctgccttctcccGCCCCGTTCTG GTGTCCCCCGGCTCCCTGGAGGCCTCCCTCGAGgaccgccccctccccgggcccTGGCGCCCCGCCGACGGCCGCCCCCGCCCCAGCTGCTTCTGG ctctgccccctcccccccggccTGGCCAcgccccccgcccgcctccGCGTCGCCTGGCAACGAGGCCCCGCCCACTTCGTGACGCTCCGCCCAG GGGAAACTGAGGCGTGGTGGCAGGAGCCAATCGAGGCCCGGGAGCTGATCTG GCCGGAAGTGGGCGTGTCCGACCCCGCGGTGCTGTCGGAGCTGGCCCAGGCCTgccgggagctgctggagctggagccgCGCAGCCGGG GCTGCCTGTTAaccctttccctgctgctgggcgcCCTGGGGCCGCGGGAGCACGGCGAGGAGCTGCGGCGCTGCCTGCGCTGCCTGCAG GTGCTGGACGTGTCCCGGAACCGCGTGCggagcctgcgggggctcccGCCCCTCCCCCGCCTGGAGGAGCTGCGATTGGACGGCAACC CCATAAGCCACGCCTCCGACCTGGCCCCATTGGCCGCCTGCCCCCGCCTGGCTCGCCTGCGATTGGTCGGGACGCCCTTGGCCGCCGCCCCCGAAGCCGCCGCCCAGCTGGACAAGCTCCTCCCCCACGTGGCCGTCGCCCTCGCCTGA
- the LOC137846569 gene encoding TERF1-interacting nuclear factor 2 isoform X1, producing the protein MASGDVSPWVPLRLALAGAWHALRGRSLGQFPRVLRVLEAVGRAAPAALHFRHWARLRLGLQAAVVVRMLQEGQPDGRILDAIDSFFPEGDGAALAAYGHPSPQDLELVEGAQESFRQLVLELLGDSRRRAAYLEDAAGRDYGEPFLQALESLFHEFLLRLESALPPPDVTQLQEVAWSQSGPGPRPRELPILRRYLADVGHAHLASLPRPLRWSGRPMNPAPSSTSRPAKPRPGLRRLRPLHVRPLEFLGDVSSDSEAEEVPRRKARLLPLPRRAALLADADWEGDRDRHRAHRQGGAHQGARGGEGRDPPPAAAPHLQRQADERREDGGRLQDPGRLRPPSCPRPARGRGPAVRVPPPRHAPRGEGGSSSSWLRPL; encoded by the exons ATGGCGAGCGGTGACGTCAG CCCCTGGGTGCCCCTGCGGCTGGCGCTGGCGGGGGCCTGGCACGCGCTGCGGGGGCGGAGCCTGGGGCAGTTCCCGCGGGTGCTGCGGGTGCTGGAGGCCGTGGGGCGCGCGGCGCCGGCCGCCCTCCACTTCCGGCACTGGGCCCGCCTGCGCCTGGGCCTGCAGGCCGCT GTGGTGGTGCggatgctgcaggaggggcagccGGATGGCCGCATCCTGGACGCCATCGACTCCTTCTTCCCTGAGGGCGACGGCGCGGCGCTGGCGGCTTACGGCCACCCG agcccccaggaCCTGGAGCTGGTGGAGGGGGCGCAGGAGAGTTTCcggcagctggtgctggagctTCTGGGGGACAGCCGGCGGCGGGCGGCCTACCTGGAG GACGCGGCGGGCCGTGACTACGGGGAGCCATTCCTGCAGGCGCTGGAGAGCCTCTTCCACGAGTTCCTGCTGCGCCTCGAGAGCGCCCTGCCCCCCCCCGACGTCACCCAG TTACAGGAAGTGGCGTGGAGCCAATCAGGGCCCGGGCCCCGCCCCCGGGAGCTGCCAATCCTGCGCCGGTACCTGGCGGACGTGGGCCACGCCCACCTCG CCTCGTTGCCCCGCCCCCTGCGCTGGAGCGGCCGCCCAATGAACCCCGCCCCCAG CTCCACCTCCAGGCCCGCCAAGCCCCGCCCCGGCCTCCGCAGGCTCCGCCCCCTCCACGTGAGGCCATTGG AATTCCTCGGTGATGTCAGCAGCGACTCGGAGGCGGAGGAGGTGCCGCGCCGGAAG GCCCGCCTCCTGCCCCTCCCCCGCCGTGCTGCGCTGCTGGCAG ACGCTGACTGGGAAGGAGATCGAGATCGACATCGAGCCCACCGACAAG GTGGAGCGCATCAAGGAGCGcgtggaggagaaggaagggatccccccccagcagcagcgccTCATCTACAGCGGCAAGCAGAT GAACGACGAGAAGACGGCGGCCGACTACAAGATCCAGGGCGGCTCCGTCCTCCATCTTGTCCTCGCCCTGCGAGGGGGCGGGGCCCGGCGGTGAGGGTCCCGCCCCCCCGCCACGCCccgcggggggagggggggagctcCTCCTCCTGGCTCCGCCCCCTCTGA
- the TGM1 gene encoding protein-glutamine gamma-glutamyltransferase K, whose product MPDADPRLDPGRWAAASFRPRGAPSAPAPRPRRGFWRRLGGCCGCCGCCRRGNEDWEPPPGEVPGRRPPQPIRPGLLAPRGLVVGSAANRAAHHTAEFACPHLVVRRGQPFDLRVLLPRPFDPEDDSLCVELTLGPNPQVAKGTHVLIPLGETSATGWTAEEEDPGEGAEPPGGPSLRLRVTAPPDAPIGRYRLSVKTRTGVGEYAAPFEDANDVIVLFNPWCPDDNVYMEKTSDLNEYVLNETGRIFYGTEDQIAERSWNYGQFDAGVLEACLYILDRRGMPHSARGDPVMVSRVVSAMVNSLDDNGVLVGNWTGDYAQGTNPSAWAGSVDILRAYHRGGAPVRFGQCWVFAGVMTTVLRCLGLPTRTVTNYNSAHDTDVSLTTDIYFDENMRPMERLNTDSVWNFHVWNDCWMKRPDLPDGYDGWQVVDATPQETSSGLFCCGPCSVTAVKNGEVFLKYDTPFVFAEVNSDKVYWQRQPNGAFSVVHVEEGAIGRRISTLGAGSGARIDITHQYKHPEGSEEERRAVSTATSHGSRPRTRGTPSTGEVTVTVGAGPAVAGAELELRVVARNQGAEPRTLRLRLALAPVRYTGVSGPPFRQEQHRRAVPPGQEETVTMTVGYAEYGPHVGDQDALKLSVAGAVEETGQVVAKELRVRMQAPDLTLTLLAPAVVGQEVPVQVVFQNPLPRALTGAVLRMEGAGLSCPQAVNVGTVEAGQTLRLRQPVVPLRPGRRRLVAAMESTQLGPVHGTLQFDAAPDPTGSTGNAGSAAEPPPRTRRGRRRRARPAGTTGG is encoded by the exons ATGCCGGACGCTGACCCCCGCCTGGACCCGGGCCGCTGGGCGGCCGCCAGCTTCCGCCCGCGGGGGGCGCCCTCGGCCCctgccccccgcccccgccgggGCTTCTGGCGCCGCCTTGGGGGGTGCTGCGGGTGCTGCGGGTGCTGCCGGAGGGGCAACGAGGactgggagcccccccccggggaggTGCCGGGGCGGCGACCCCCCCAGCCCATCCGGCCAG GCCTGCTGGCTCCCCGGGGCCTGGTGGTGGGCTCGGCGGCCAACCGGGCGGCCCACCACACGGCCGAGTTCGCCTGCCCCCACCTGGTGGTGCGCCGGGGGCAGCCCTTCGACCTCCGCGTCCTCCTGCCCCGGCCCTTCGACCCCGAGGACGACAGCCTCTGCGTGGAGCTCACCCTCG GCCCCAACCCGCAGGTGGCCAAGGGCACCCACGTCCTCATCCCTCTGGGCGAGACCTCGGCCACCGGCTGGacggcggaggaggaggacccgggggagggggcggagCCACCCGGGGGCCCCTCCCTCCGGCTCCGCGTCACCGCCCCGCCCGACGCCCCCATTGGCCGCTACCGCCTGAGCGTCAAGACCCGCACGGGGGTGGGCGAGTACGCGGCCCCCTTCGAGGACGCCAACGACGTCATCGTCCTCTTCAACCCCTGGTGCCCCG ATGACAACGTCTACATGGAAAAGACGAGCGACCTTAACGAGTACGTCCTTAACGAGACGGGGCGCATCTTCTACGGCACCGAGGACCAGATCGCCGAGCGCTCCTGGAACTACGGGCAG tTCGACGCGGGGGTGCTGGAGGCCTGCCTCTACATCCTGGACCGCCGCGGGATGCCCCACAGCGCCCGGGGGGACCCCGTCATGGTGTCCCGCGTCGTCTCTGCCatg GTGAACTCCCTGGACGATAACGGGGTGCTGGTGGGCAACTGGACGGGCGACTACGCGCAGGGCACCAACCCCTCGGCCTGGGCCGGCTCGGTGGACATCTTGCGGGCCTACCACCGCGGCGGCGCCCCCGTGCGCTTCGGCCAGTGCTGGGTGTTCGCCGGCGTCATGACGACCG TGCTGcggtgcctggggctgcccacCCGCACCGTCACCAACTACAACTCGGCCCACGACACCGACGTCTCCCTCACCACCGACATCTACTTCGACGAGAACATGCGGCCCATGGAGCGCCTCAACACCGACTCCGTCTg GAACTTCCACGTGTGGAATGACTGCTGGATGAAGCGCCCTGACCTCCCCGATGGCTACGACGGGTGGCAGGTGGTCGACGCCACCCCGCAGGAGACCAGCAGCg GGCTCTTCTGCTGCGGGCCCTGCTCGGTGACGGCGGTGAAGAACGGCGAGGTCTTCCTCAAGTACGACACGCCGTTCGTCTTCGCTGAG GTGAACAGCGACAAGGTGTACTGGCAGCGCCAGCCCAACGGGGCCTTCTCGGTGGTGCACGTGGAGGAAGGCGCCATCGGGCGCCGCATCAGCACCCTGGGGGCGGGCTCGGGGGCCCGCATCGACATCACCCACCAGTACAAGCACCCCGAGG GCTCAGAGGAGGAGCGCCGCGCCGTCTCCACCGCCACCTCCCACGGCTCCCGACCCCGCACCCGGGGGACCCCGTCCACCGGGGAGGTGACGGTGACGGtgggggcggggccggcggtGGCGGGGGCGGAGCTCGAGCTGCGAGTGGTGGCCCGAAACCAGGGGGCGGAGCCTCGGACGCTCCGCCTCCGCCTGGCCCTCGCCCCCGTCCGCTACACCGGGGTGTCCGGGCCCCCCTTCCGCCAGGAGCAGCACCGGCGCGCCGTGCCCCCGGGGCAAG AGGAGACGGTGACGATGACGGTGGGCTACGCGGAGTACGGCCCCCACGTGGGCGACCAGGACGCGCTGAAGCTGTCGGTGGCGGGGGCGGTGGAGGAGACCGGGCAGGTGGTGGCCAAGGAGCTGCGCGTGCGGATGCAGGCGCCCGACCTCACGCTCACG ctgctggcgcCGGCGGTGGTGGGCCAGGAGGTGCCGGTGCAGGTGGTCTTCCAGAACCCGCTGCCGAGGGCGCTGACGGGCGCCGTGCTGCGCATGGAGGGCGCGGGGCTGTCCTGCCCACAGGCCGTCAACGTGgg GACGGTGGAGGCGGGGCAGACGCTGCGGCTCCGGCAGCCGGTGGTGCCGCTGCGCCCGGGGCGCCGGCGCCTGGTGGCGGCCATGGAGAGCACCCAACTGGGCCCCGTGCACGGCACCCTCCAGTTCGACGCCGCCCCCGACcctactgggagcactgggaacgCTGGGAGCGCCGCCGAGCCCCCGCCCCGTACCCGCCGGGGGCGGCGCCGCCGGGCGCGCCCCGCCGGGACCACCGGGGGGTGA
- the RABGGTA gene encoding geranylgeranyl transferase type-2 subunit alpha isoform X1, with product MHGRLKLRPPDAARRKQREEKLRRYRVAMATLIDKRGRGELDAEVVELTGAVLAANPDVGTCWNLRRRALELLGGDWVPGELAFVGGCLGVNPKSYGAWHHRRWVLRHAPPDPAAQSAFCARLLEADPRNFHAWEHRRAEAGEAAEAELAFTAQLLARDFSNFSAWHHRGRLLADGPLPPERLRQELELVQNAVFTDPQDQSAWVYLRCLLARATPPPRLLSLHADLEDGTLAAAFSRPVLVSPGSLEASLEDRPLPGPWRPADGRPRPSCFWLCPLPPGLATPPARLRVAWQRGPAHFVTLRPGETEAWWQEPIEARELIWPEVGVSDPAVLSELAQACRELLELEPRSRGCLLTLSLLLGALGPREHGEELRRCLRCLQEADPLRRGFVADLASRAEVALELLREGAGLGELRLQDKALTSLPLLERAALATRLELAGNELGALPPGLGGLRRLQVLDVSRNRVRSLRGLPPLPRLEELRLDGNPISHASDLAPLAACPRLARLRLVGTPLAAAPEAAAQLDKLLPHVAVALA from the exons ATG CACGGCCGCCTCAAGCTCCGCCCCCCGGACGCCGCGCGCCGCAAGCAGCGCGAGGAGAAGCTGCGGCGCTACCGCGTCGCCATGGCGACGCTGATTGACAAG AGGGGGCGGGGCGAGCTGGACGCGGAAGTGGTGGAGCTGACGGGGGCGGTGCTGGCGGCCAATCCCGACGTGGGCACGTGCTGGAACCTGCGGCGGCGCgcgctggagctgctgggcGGCGATTG GGTGCCGGGGGAGCTGGCCTTTGTTGGGGGGTGCCTGGGGGTGAACCCCAAATCCTACGGGGCCTGGCACCACCGGCGCTGGGTGCTGCGGCACGCGCCCCCCGACCCCGCCGCCCAGAGCGCCTTCTGCGCCCGCCTGCTGGAGGCTGACCCCCGCAACT TCCACGCGTGGGAGCACCGCCGGGCGGAGGccggggaggcggcggaggcCGAGTTGGCCTTCACGGCCCAGCTGCTGGCCCGCGACTTCTCCAACTTCTCGGCCTGGCACCACCGGGGCCGGCTGCTGGCCGACGGGCCCCTGCCCCCGGAACGCCTCCGGCAAG agctggagctggtgcAGAACGCCGTCTTCACCGACCCGCAGGACCAGAGCGCCTGGGTCTACCTGCGCTGCCTGCTGGCCCGCG CCACGCCCCCGCCCCGCCTCCTGAGCCTCCACGCCGACCTGGAGGACGGGACgctggctgctgccttctcccGCCCCGTTCTG GTGTCCCCCGGCTCCCTGGAGGCCTCCCTCGAGgaccgccccctccccgggcccTGGCGCCCCGCCGACGGCCGCCCCCGCCCCAGCTGCTTCTGG ctctgccccctcccccccggccTGGCCAcgccccccgcccgcctccGCGTCGCCTGGCAACGAGGCCCCGCCCACTTCGTGACGCTCCGCCCAG GGGAAACTGAGGCGTGGTGGCAGGAGCCAATCGAGGCCCGGGAGCTGATCTG GCCGGAAGTGGGCGTGTCCGACCCCGCGGTGCTGTCGGAGCTGGCCCAGGCCTgccgggagctgctggagctggagccgCGCAGCCGGG GCTGCCTGTTAaccctttccctgctgctgggcgcCCTGGGGCCGCGGGAGCACGGCGAGGAGCTGCGGCGCTGCCTGCGCTGCCTGCAG GAGGCGGACCCGCTGCGCCGCGGCTTCGTGGCCGACCTGGCCTCGCGGGCGGAGGTGGCGCTGGAGCTGctgcgggagggggcggggcttggggAGCTCCGCCTCCAGGACAAG GCGCTGACGTCACTTCCTCTCCTGGAGCGCGCCGCCCTCGCCACCCGcctggagctggctgggaacGAGCTGGGGGCgctgcccccggggctgggggggctgcggcgcCTGCAG GTGCTGGACGTGTCCCGGAACCGCGTGCggagcctgcgggggctcccGCCCCTCCCCCGCCTGGAGGAGCTGCGATTGGACGGCAACC CCATAAGCCACGCCTCCGACCTGGCCCCATTGGCCGCCTGCCCCCGCCTGGCTCGCCTGCGATTGGTCGGGACGCCCTTGGCCGCCGCCCCCGAAGCCGCCGCCCAGCTGGACAAGCTCCTCCCCCACGTGGCCGTCGCCCTCGCCTGA
- the LOC137846569 gene encoding NEDD8 isoform X2, whose amino-acid sequence MLIKVKTLTGKEIEIDIEPTDKVERIKERVEEKEGIPPQQQRLIYSGKQMNDEKTAADYKIQGGSVLHLVLALRGGGARR is encoded by the exons ATGCTGATCAAAGTGAAG ACGCTGACTGGGAAGGAGATCGAGATCGACATCGAGCCCACCGACAAG GTGGAGCGCATCAAGGAGCGcgtggaggagaaggaagggatccccccccagcagcagcgccTCATCTACAGCGGCAAGCAGAT GAACGACGAGAAGACGGCGGCCGACTACAAGATCCAGGGCGGCTCCGTCCTCCATCTTGTCCTCGCCCTGCGAGGGGGCGGGGCCCGGCGGTGA